Proteins from a single region of Caldanaerovirga acetigignens:
- a CDS encoding Fur family transcriptional regulator yields the protein MEFEEFLRKMGLKVTNQRLAIMRVLGSSGTMTAMEIFEKVKEILPGVNFSTIYRNVEIMKKRGILCTVVRSDGIPTYLLRIEEAHHHHFICKRCGKSLVIEYCPMNFMGEEVKKKGFVPVEHEFVVYGFCRDCDTSDFEDKKERFLR from the coding sequence GTGGAGTTTGAAGAATTTTTGAGAAAAATGGGACTTAAAGTGACCAATCAAAGACTTGCGATAATGAGAGTGCTTGGCAGCTCAGGGACTATGACCGCAATGGAAATATTTGAAAAAGTAAAGGAGATACTTCCTGGAGTGAATTTCTCTACGATATACAGAAATGTGGAAATCATGAAAAAAAGGGGAATACTATGTACTGTAGTGAGAAGCGATGGAATACCTACTTATCTCCTTAGGATAGAAGAAGCCCATCATCACCACTTTATATGCAAAAGATGCGGAAAGTCTCTGGTCATAGAATACTGTCCTATGAATTTTATGGGGGAGGAGGTAAAAAAGAAGGGATTTGTGCCTGTTGAACATGAATTCGTAGTGTACGGATTTTGCAGGGATTGCGATACGTCTGATTTTGAGGATAAAAAGGAGAGGTTTTTAAGATGA
- the trxA gene encoding thioredoxin produces MKPITLTDDNFEQEVLNSDIPVLVDFWAPWCGPCRMMAPVIDELAAEYEGRIKVGKLNVDENPTSASAFGIMSIPTLILFENGQPAKKMIGFRPKSEIVSEFGL; encoded by the coding sequence ATGAAACCCATTACCCTCACCGATGATAATTTCGAGCAGGAAGTCCTCAATTCCGATATACCTGTGCTGGTGGACTTCTGGGCTCCCTGGTGCGGCCCGTGCCGCATGATGGCGCCGGTCATCGACGAGCTTGCTGCTGAATACGAAGGCAGAATAAAAGTAGGCAAACTGAACGTCGACGAGAATCCAACCAGCGCAAGTGCCTTCGGGATAATGAGCATACCCACGCTGATATTGTTTGAGAATGGCCAGCCAGCCAAAAAAATGATAGGTTTTAGACCAAAGAGCGAGATAGTTTCTGAATTCGGGCTGTAG
- a CDS encoding metal ABC transporter ATP-binding protein has translation MDTPVVELKGVSFSYGGPKVLEKVNMKVEKGDFFALIGPNGAAKTTLMKVMLGLVVPNEGEVKLFGKNVKSFREWHKIAYVPQNGGQINLSFPATVREVVASGLFGKAGSMKGKSVVEAVRKAMATVGIEPLAARLIGELSGGERQKVFLARSLVGNPEVLFLDEPTTGIDAESQEEFYGLLEHFNKERGLTVVMITHDIGMACGMANKIGCVKSGKVDVHENTKDVTEDHIAEIMGYSMKNKRQTER, from the coding sequence ATGGACACACCGGTAGTAGAACTTAAAGGTGTGAGTTTTTCTTATGGAGGTCCTAAAGTTTTGGAAAAAGTTAATATGAAAGTGGAAAAAGGCGATTTCTTCGCGCTGATTGGGCCCAACGGCGCCGCAAAGACAACGCTTATGAAGGTAATGCTTGGACTTGTCGTTCCTAATGAAGGTGAGGTAAAGCTGTTCGGAAAAAACGTTAAAAGCTTTCGTGAGTGGCATAAAATCGCTTACGTTCCTCAGAATGGAGGGCAGATAAATCTGTCTTTTCCTGCGACGGTCAGAGAGGTTGTGGCGTCGGGGCTTTTTGGAAAGGCAGGATCTATGAAAGGCAAATCGGTGGTTGAAGCTGTGAGAAAGGCCATGGCTACGGTCGGCATAGAACCCCTTGCGGCAAGACTTATAGGGGAACTTTCAGGGGGAGAGCGGCAAAAAGTGTTTCTGGCCCGCAGCCTCGTCGGAAATCCGGAAGTGCTCTTTCTGGATGAGCCCACGACCGGTATCGACGCCGAATCCCAGGAGGAATTTTACGGCCTTTTAGAGCATTTCAATAAGGAGAGGGGCTTAACGGTGGTGATGATAACCCACGATATAGGCATGGCTTGCGGCATGGCGAATAAAATCGGGTGCGTGAAAAGCGGCAAAGTGGACGTCCACGAAAATACGAAGGATGTAACCGAAGATCACATAGCCGAAATAATGGGCTACAGCATGAAAAACAAGCGCCAGACTGAAAGATGA
- a CDS encoding HAD family hydrolase, producing the protein MLKIEIPGEGIIKLRYLVLDYNGTIAVDGKCSEKVKGLLLDIAKTLDIYVLTADTYGCAYEEIKGLPVEFHRVSPLNGGEDKRTFVEKLGGEYVAAVGNGKNDVKMFKASKLRVAVIGREGAFWEALMNSDIVVTCPEEALELFLNTKRIVATLRK; encoded by the coding sequence ATGTTAAAAATTGAAATCCCGGGAGAGGGTATTATCAAACTCAGGTATTTGGTTTTGGATTACAATGGGACAATCGCGGTTGACGGGAAATGTTCTGAAAAAGTTAAGGGGCTGCTTTTGGATATCGCCAAAACGCTTGATATTTACGTGCTCACGGCCGATACTTATGGGTGTGCCTATGAAGAGATAAAGGGCCTCCCCGTAGAGTTTCACAGGGTTAGCCCTTTAAATGGAGGCGAGGATAAAAGAACTTTTGTAGAAAAGCTGGGCGGAGAATATGTGGCGGCTGTAGGAAATGGAAAGAACGATGTGAAAATGTTTAAGGCTTCCAAATTGAGGGTAGCTGTTATAGGCAGGGAAGGGGCTTTTTGGGAAGCATTGATGAATTCCGATATAGTAGTTACTTGCCCCGAAGAAGCCCTTGAATTGTTTTTAAATACGAAGAGAATAGTTGCTACTTTAAGGAAATAA
- a CDS encoding metal ABC transporter permease, translated as MEIFQYSFMVRAFAAGIASALVTSSIGVFVVLRRMSMVGDSLSHASLAGVAAGMFFGFYPFYGALAFSVLAALLVEMVRVTFKRYAEVALAVVMSAGMGVAVVMISLGRSFNVDLFSYLFGSLMAITEEDIKLMIILGFFVMSALYLLRRQLFSIAFDEETARLSGIPVNTVNVLFSILTALTVAISVKIVGTLLVSALIVIPAAVSLQLARSFSSAIFISNIVAAFSVIMGLYLSFYFDLAPGGTIVLIASAVLFVVLIGKRRAV; from the coding sequence ATGGAGATATTTCAGTATTCCTTTATGGTCAGGGCCTTTGCGGCCGGAATCGCCTCTGCCTTGGTTACTTCCTCCATAGGGGTGTTTGTGGTGTTGCGCCGCATGTCGATGGTGGGCGACAGCCTATCTCATGCATCTCTGGCGGGGGTTGCGGCCGGGATGTTCTTTGGTTTTTATCCCTTTTACGGTGCCTTGGCGTTTTCGGTCCTGGCCGCTTTACTCGTTGAGATGGTCAGGGTTACTTTTAAAAGGTACGCCGAGGTAGCCCTGGCGGTTGTAATGTCGGCGGGCATGGGGGTGGCCGTGGTGATGATAAGCCTTGGCAGGTCGTTTAATGTCGACCTTTTCTCGTACCTTTTCGGCAGCCTGATGGCGATAACGGAAGAAGACATCAAATTGATGATAATCTTGGGATTTTTTGTCATGTCTGCTCTTTATCTTTTGCGCAGGCAACTTTTTTCCATAGCCTTCGACGAGGAAACGGCTAGACTTTCCGGAATACCCGTCAATACGGTGAATGTGCTCTTTTCAATACTTACCGCCCTTACGGTGGCCATATCGGTTAAAATAGTGGGTACGCTGCTTGTCTCGGCGCTCATAGTCATCCCCGCTGCCGTAAGCCTTCAGCTTGCCAGGAGTTTCAGTTCGGCGATTTTTATATCAAATATAGTGGCCGCTTTTTCGGTGATAATGGGTCTTTACCTTTCCTTTTATTTCGATTTGGCACCGGGCGGCACGATAGTGCTCATTGCTTCAGCGGTGTTATTTGTCGTTCTTATTGGCAAAAGGAGGGCAGTTTAG
- a CDS encoding methyl-accepting chemotaxis protein — protein sequence MSLQKLNGNFIDTFHPDSNSSKAGILDLLIKVAPLFVELFPIDCSIAITDREYFIANFNYEKLGVSRAVGERIPENTGIKKAITTGTIQKTEIPKEVYGQPIKSIALPVRENGEIVGCLALAMSLKNQRTLEEIVQVLAATVEEITASTEELAAMASELAKNMEEIDKMREELLKQVEESEKFLDVIRDIAAQSQILGINAAIEAARAGQTGRGFGVIATEIRKMAETSKKSVEEVKALTLNMRERISEINEDIKVTFEFSRNQAAASQEISKAVQGLIDHIEKLEEISKLL from the coding sequence ATGTCTTTGCAAAAATTAAACGGCAATTTTATTGACACTTTCCATCCTGATTCAAATTCCTCAAAAGCTGGCATTCTAGACCTTCTAATTAAAGTCGCTCCCTTATTTGTGGAGTTGTTTCCAATCGATTGTTCCATAGCAATAACCGATCGAGAATACTTTATCGCCAACTTCAATTATGAAAAACTGGGTGTCTCGCGGGCAGTAGGGGAAAGGATTCCAGAAAATACCGGGATAAAAAAAGCCATAACGACTGGAACTATTCAAAAAACCGAAATTCCCAAAGAAGTATACGGTCAGCCGATTAAATCGATAGCACTGCCTGTCAGAGAAAACGGAGAAATCGTAGGATGTCTGGCACTCGCCATGAGTTTAAAAAATCAAAGAACCCTCGAAGAAATAGTCCAGGTTCTTGCTGCTACAGTTGAAGAAATCACGGCCTCTACAGAAGAATTAGCAGCAATGGCAAGCGAACTTGCGAAAAACATGGAAGAAATAGACAAGATGAGGGAGGAACTCCTAAAGCAGGTAGAAGAAAGCGAAAAATTCCTCGACGTTATTAGAGATATAGCAGCCCAGTCTCAGATATTGGGTATCAACGCCGCCATCGAAGCTGCAAGGGCGGGGCAGACTGGGCGGGGATTTGGCGTAATAGCCACGGAGATAAGGAAGATGGCTGAAACCAGCAAAAAATCGGTAGAAGAAGTGAAGGCTTTAACATTAAATATGAGAGAGAGGATATCTGAAATAAACGAGGATATAAAAGTTACATTCGAATTTTCCCGCAATCAAGCTGCAGCTTCTCAAGAGATTTCCAAGGCTGTTCAGGGATTGATCGATCATATAGAAAAACTCGAAGAAATTTCGAAATTATTATAA
- a CDS encoding metal ABC transporter substrate-binding protein produces MRRRVIYSLLAVLMAVIFLINGCTTKASRLTPHEGGKIRIYTTIYPLYDFAVKIAGDKASVQKIVPAGVEVHDFEPSPKLVAGIYDADVFIYLGGSIDPWAEKLAVQLLKEGVTVVKAGEGLFQEELHEDEEGVTEGNGQHLDPHVWLDPILAKTLAERIAEAMAATDGKNEAYYRKNLEDLKKRLDDLDEKYRNSLLSTSKRDFVVNHAAFGYMAKRYNLNQIAISGLSPQQEPSPKKLAELAKLCKERDIRYIMVEAASSSKLAEVLAKETGNKVLVLHPLENLTDEDIRAGKDYFSIMLENLENLKRALNE; encoded by the coding sequence TTGAGAAGGAGGGTAATATACTCTCTGCTTGCAGTCCTTATGGCTGTCATTTTTTTGATAAACGGCTGTACGACTAAGGCAAGCCGTCTTACACCTCATGAGGGTGGAAAAATAAGGATATATACTACTATATATCCTCTTTATGACTTTGCCGTCAAAATAGCAGGCGATAAGGCTAGTGTGCAAAAAATCGTACCGGCAGGGGTTGAAGTTCACGACTTCGAGCCATCGCCCAAGCTTGTGGCCGGAATTTATGATGCGGATGTGTTCATATATTTGGGAGGCTCGATAGATCCATGGGCAGAAAAGCTTGCTGTCCAGCTTTTAAAAGAGGGTGTAACGGTAGTAAAAGCAGGAGAAGGACTTTTTCAGGAGGAGCTTCATGAGGATGAAGAGGGAGTTACCGAAGGAAACGGCCAACATTTGGATCCCCACGTCTGGCTGGATCCCATACTTGCAAAGACATTGGCCGAAAGGATAGCCGAGGCTATGGCTGCAACAGATGGGAAAAACGAGGCATATTACCGCAAAAATCTCGAAGACCTGAAAAAGCGCCTGGACGACCTGGATGAAAAATATAGAAACTCCCTTTTGTCGACCTCCAAAAGGGATTTCGTGGTAAATCATGCGGCTTTTGGCTACATGGCGAAGCGATATAATCTGAACCAGATAGCCATAAGCGGCCTTTCTCCCCAGCAGGAGCCTTCTCCCAAAAAGCTGGCAGAGCTTGCAAAGTTGTGCAAAGAAAGGGACATAAGATATATAATGGTTGAGGCTGCGTCGAGCTCCAAACTGGCTGAGGTGCTTGCAAAGGAAACGGGAAATAAGGTTCTGGTTTTGCATCCCCTGGAGAATTTAACTGATGAAGATATAAGAGCCGGCAAGGATTATTTTTCCATAATGCTGGAAAATTTAGAGAATCTAAAAAGGGCCCTCAATGAGTAG
- a CDS encoding lysophospholipid acyltransferase family protein translates to MLYFLTKLLLRCFFSLTGGVKARGLSNVQKEGPLIIVSNHQSILDPLVIMAFIPRKLRFIAAAYLFRIPGLNILLRLYGAIPVNDAKRGDVSSLKKALRTLKKGGAVALFPEGGVSVDGKLRPFKPGFAYLALKSGAQVLPVAIRGTKDVLPVGKYLPRRGRIELIMGKAISVEKKGKISETEKRIFAETSKKIEESIRALLFCKFEEVNYVKN, encoded by the coding sequence GTGCTTTATTTTCTCACAAAGCTTTTACTCAGATGCTTTTTTTCCCTGACCGGAGGGGTAAAGGCGAGAGGACTTTCAAACGTGCAAAAGGAAGGTCCCTTAATAATAGTTTCCAACCACCAGAGCATCCTAGATCCGCTTGTAATCATGGCTTTTATTCCCAGGAAGCTGCGATTCATTGCGGCTGCCTATCTTTTTAGGATTCCGGGACTCAATATTTTGTTGAGACTTTACGGAGCTATACCGGTCAATGATGCCAAACGAGGAGATGTTTCCTCCCTGAAAAAGGCCCTTAGGACCTTGAAAAAAGGTGGGGCGGTGGCCCTTTTCCCCGAAGGCGGTGTGAGCGTAGATGGCAAGTTACGACCATTCAAGCCGGGGTTTGCGTACCTTGCTTTGAAGTCTGGAGCGCAAGTGCTGCCGGTTGCAATAAGGGGAACGAAAGATGTGCTGCCTGTTGGGAAATATTTGCCGAGAAGGGGAAGGATTGAGCTTATTATGGGTAAAGCTATATCGGTAGAAAAGAAAGGCAAGATAAGCGAAACAGAGAAGAGGATATTTGCCGAAACGAGCAAAAAAATAGAAGAAAGCATAAGGGCGTTGCTCTTTTGCAAATTTGAGGAGGTAAATTATGTTAAAAATTGA
- a CDS encoding GerMN domain-containing protein, with the protein MKRFFLIVALLLALSLVFTGCVKKNQIGGDDQTKKEVEVTDYFPIAENLYWEYEGIGNEFAGGRVDTEFIEGNRVQLSQNNGGTVVAKVFEVSDEGIKLINSIEESYFRINYLKKEPSQEKYFLKSPLKEKSSWQDGDTTWTIESLDEKVKVPAGEFTCIKVVGKAGESTVERYFAKGVGLVKQKFIQGDMVVEENLSKYGDAQKDNSLPEKELAIYYPSKNVDKLLEDRVVEKFKTGETLAERITGLLKEKKYSVLSEDVKLLNLERENGVLRLNFSKELISGMNAGSGYEALLIDSIVNTYGKNFDAEGVILNVEGKGYESGHFVFGKDEVLKVKRQS; encoded by the coding sequence ATGAAGAGGTTTTTTTTAATTGTTGCGCTGTTACTGGCATTGTCGCTAGTTTTTACGGGATGCGTGAAGAAAAATCAAATTGGGGGAGATGATCAAACAAAAAAAGAGGTGGAAGTGACCGATTATTTTCCAATTGCGGAAAATCTTTATTGGGAATACGAAGGCATCGGCAATGAGTTCGCAGGAGGAAGGGTAGATACGGAATTTATTGAAGGAAACAGGGTTCAGCTTTCCCAAAACAACGGCGGTACTGTTGTCGCGAAGGTATTCGAGGTGAGTGACGAAGGGATAAAACTTATAAACTCTATCGAAGAGAGCTATTTCAGGATTAACTATCTGAAAAAAGAGCCTTCCCAGGAGAAATACTTTTTAAAATCGCCGCTAAAGGAAAAAAGTAGTTGGCAGGACGGCGATACCACTTGGACTATTGAAAGCCTGGATGAAAAAGTAAAAGTACCTGCAGGAGAGTTTACATGCATTAAGGTTGTGGGGAAGGCAGGAGAGTCGACAGTAGAAAGATATTTTGCAAAGGGCGTGGGATTGGTAAAACAAAAATTCATTCAGGGCGATATGGTAGTGGAAGAAAATCTCTCTAAATATGGCGATGCCCAAAAAGACAATTCCCTGCCCGAAAAGGAACTGGCAATTTATTATCCTTCGAAAAACGTAGATAAATTGCTGGAAGATAGGGTGGTAGAGAAGTTTAAAACCGGTGAAACTCTTGCTGAGAGGATAACCGGGCTTTTAAAAGAAAAAAAATACAGTGTGCTAAGCGAGGATGTAAAACTCTTGAATTTAGAAAGGGAAAATGGTGTTCTCAGGCTTAATTTCTCTAAAGAACTCATAAGCGGTATGAACGCAGGTTCCGGATATGAAGCTCTGCTTATAGACAGCATAGTAAACACTTATGGGAAAAATTTCGATGCCGAAGGTGTTATTTTAAACGTGGAAGGCAAAGGATACGAGTCCGGACATTTTGTGTTCGGCAAGGATGAGGTCTTGAAGGTGAAAAGGCAATCATAA
- a CDS encoding RNA-binding protein — protein MKEQDEKITEAKIRDLFSTALKNGEKRASNFLNPAQQKLAEEISRDFPGAGYFFDGGLEEAERKILVVFPEYLREESFSLPVKAVRVTPKDREERPGHRDYLGAVLSLGISRDKVGDIVIHSEGADIVLKEEVAEYVGLNLAKVGKIPVEVEEISLKEVARPERRYKEIKGTVASLRLDAIASLAFGISRSKMAPYIKGENVRVNFRTVKDPSAEVKEGDVISALRLGRAKVVEIGGSSKKGRIYVTLHRFTG, from the coding sequence TTGAAAGAGCAAGACGAAAAGATAACAGAAGCAAAAATAAGAGATTTGTTTTCGACAGCGCTCAAAAACGGAGAAAAAAGAGCGAGCAATTTCCTCAACCCAGCGCAGCAAAAATTGGCAGAAGAGATATCCCGGGATTTTCCCGGCGCCGGTTACTTTTTCGATGGAGGGTTGGAGGAGGCTGAAAGAAAGATACTGGTGGTATTCCCCGAATATTTAAGAGAGGAGTCCTTTTCTTTGCCCGTGAAGGCCGTAAGGGTAACGCCGAAGGACCGGGAAGAACGGCCGGGACACCGGGATTACCTGGGAGCCGTGCTGAGCCTTGGCATTTCGCGCGATAAGGTGGGGGATATAGTCATACATTCCGAAGGAGCCGATATCGTGTTGAAAGAAGAAGTGGCCGAGTACGTGGGGCTCAACCTTGCCAAAGTCGGCAAAATCCCGGTGGAGGTTGAGGAGATATCGCTAAAAGAGGTGGCCCGCCCCGAAAGGCGGTATAAGGAGATAAAGGGCACCGTCGCTTCGCTTAGGCTTGATGCAATCGCGAGCCTCGCCTTCGGCATATCAAGGTCCAAAATGGCCCCTTACATAAAAGGCGAAAACGTGCGGGTGAATTTCAGGACCGTGAAGGACCCTTCTGCGGAGGTGAAGGAAGGGGATGTCATCTCCGCTCTGCGGCTGGGAAGGGCTAAAGTGGTCGAAATAGGGGGGAGCAGCAAAAAGGGAAGGATTTACGTGACATTGCACAGATTCACGGGTTAA
- a CDS encoding tryptophan transporter: MKLRDMVLTSLLMAIGLVLHQVTPPIVAGMRPNFLLVMLFVSLFINPTPRNALLAGMLGGIFAALTTSFPGGQIANIVDELITSQVMAALIRKGKNVNQKIMVPLVGFIGTIMSGTNFLLVAMLVTGALPAAFPVLFTTIVVPTAAINTVATSVLYGIISATSSVQRQKDVNQ; the protein is encoded by the coding sequence ATGAAATTAAGGGATATGGTTCTGACTTCTCTTTTGATGGCAATAGGCCTGGTGCTCCATCAGGTCACACCGCCCATAGTCGCGGGGATGAGGCCCAATTTTCTCCTGGTGATGTTGTTTGTTTCACTCTTTATAAATCCTACTCCCAGAAATGCCTTATTGGCGGGGATGTTGGGAGGTATATTCGCAGCGCTTACCACTAGTTTCCCCGGTGGACAGATAGCCAATATAGTGGATGAACTTATAACCTCCCAGGTAATGGCAGCGTTAATTAGAAAAGGGAAGAACGTGAATCAAAAGATAATGGTTCCCCTGGTCGGTTTTATAGGAACTATCATGAGCGGTACGAATTTTCTTCTCGTTGCCATGCTGGTAACGGGTGCGCTCCCCGCCGCGTTTCCAGTTTTATTTACGACGATAGTAGTTCCGACGGCTGCCATTAATACGGTGGCCACTTCTGTCCTTTATGGCATTATCTCTGCTACAAGCAGCGTTCAAAGACAGAAAGATGTGAATCAATAG